Sequence from the Desulfovibrio sp. TomC genome:
GAACTTGACATACCAATCGTTGCTGTCCAACCACACAGTCCGGCTTAAACAAGGCTAATTTAAAGAATTCAAATAACTTCAATCTCTATTTTCTCGGCAATTGTAGAAATAGTCGGTTCGCTTTCTTGTTGCCAAGCTCGTCATTTAGTTCAATTACACAAAAAAATTGTTTATCCATTGAAATTGTGGCGTATGGAATCAAACTCTTTGTTTATATTTAAAAATGCCACAACCAGGATGTCGTCAAAATGCTTCCCTCTTTCAGAAGCAATAATTCTTACAGCTTCCTCATGCTTGATGGCTTCTTTATAAACTCTTTTTGAAACCAGTGCATCATATACGTCCGCGATAGACATGATTCTAGCTGACAGCGGAATCTCTTCGCCCTTTAGACCACGCGGATAACCAGAGCCATCCCATTTTTCGTGATGAAAATAAGTAATTTCATTTGCAACTTTGAGGAATGAATTATCTCCCAAATTGCTTTCAGCTGCCAGGATGGCTTCATACCCATGGAGAGTATGTTTTTTCATCTCTTCGAATTCTTGTACTGTTAATTTTCCTGGTTTTAAAAGGATACTATCTTTAACGCCAACCTTGCCTATGTCATGCAGGGGGGATGACAAGGCTAAAAGATCTATATAGTTATCATCAACTAGATGCGCGTATGGAGAGTTTGTCTGAAGTTCTTTTCCCAGCGCGATCACGTAATGCTTAATTCTTTTAATATGTCCGCCTGTTTCAGGGTCACGATGTTCGGCTAAGGAAGCTAGTGCTTCAATTGTTGCTTGGCGAGTCAACACTAACTCTTCGGTCCTTGCTTTTACTAGGGCTTCGAGATGAATATTTTGATCTTCTATGAATCTAGAAGCAAGAACCAATGTCAAGTGGGTTTTTACCCTGGCACGCACTTCACTTATTTCAAATGGCTTTATAATATAGTCAATAGCACCAAGATCGAAACCTCTAGTTTTGTTTTCAATTTCTGAAAGAGCAGTCAAGAATATGACAGGTATTTTTTGAGTAGATACATTAGACTTTAATGATTTTATAACATCGTAACCCGACAACCCTGGCATCATTATATCCAATAGAATCAAATCAGGCTTACTATTTACGCAATAGTCCAATGCGGCTTGCCCATTGTTGGCTACTGCTATTTCGTAATACTCTGAAAGAGCGTTTATTAAAATTCTGATATTAGCATTAACATCATCTACAATCAAAACGGTGCATTTTTCTAAATTATTCACCGCTGGCTCCTGTTAGTGTAGAGATGAAAGACTCAAGCTGATCTTCTGCAGAGACATAGTCAAATTCATCAATGCGCTGTAAAATATTTTGCATCTTGCTTTTGAATTTTAAAGGAATAGCATCAATATTAATATTTTGAGTAATTCTGTCTATGTCAATTGGTTTTTTAGTTTTAATTGAAGCAACAAGTTGTTGAGAAATATTTTTTAATTCCAGAAAAGAGAGCCTATGACTATCATCGAAGACTGGCCTATCAGCTTCCGTTGCAAAAATACGAAGAGAAGTTTCGAGCACTTTAAGCTCACTCTTAATTAAATCGAATGATTTGTCGTAATTTTTATCTAGTTTTAAATTGTCTTCTAATGATTTTGCTGCGATCTGCAAACTTGATGCAAAAATATTTCCTGCCATTCCTTTGATTGTATGGCTCAAAAACAAAAGCTTCTCCTTGTCCCTCGACTCAACACTGCGAGAAATATCTAATGAATGACGAGCGCAGTCGATGTAAACAGATCTTAATATCTCGGCGCAGATTTTATAGTCATATTTAAATTTTTCGAGATATTTTTCAACATCTACCCCTTCAATACATGCAGGAAATTTTTCAGCTTCAAATTTACCAGAAATTTTATTTCTCTTGTTAATATTTTTTTGAGATGATTTCAAAAAATTCGAAAGGACAGAATATAGTTCACGGATGTCTATCGGTTTTGGCAAGTGGCCACGTAAGCCAGATGCTAAAATCTTATCCTTAACATCAATCATTGCATGAGCTGTCATTGCAATTATGGGAATGTCCTTAAATTTATCGTCAGCCATAATTCGCCTAGAGACTTCAAAGCCGTCAATCCCAGGAAGTTGCAGGTCCATCAAAACAAGGTCAATTTTATTCTCATTAATCAATTCGATTGCCTTATATCCATCTGATGCTAAAATAACTTTTAAATTGACACCTTCCAATATGGCTTTGGCGACCTCTTGGTTTACTATGTTATCTTCAACTAACAGTATGGTCGCTGGTTCAAAGTACCAATTCTCAAGATCATCCAGTTCAATTATGTCTTCTTCACTATGCATTTCCTTGTCAATAAAACCGAATGAATCAAATAACATCGATCTCACATCTTTCGGCATTAATGGTTTGCTGTAGTATGCGTGAAATCCTTCGTTAAATGATTCCTCTTTAAATTGCTCGGAACTATACGCAGATAATATCAATAAAATAGTGTTTTCATCAATGAGGTTTTTATTTTTAGCGCAACGGATGAACTCAATGCCTGATAATTTTGGCATCTTCCAGTCAGTTATTATCATATCTGGAGGACGGTCCAAAGACTCTAAAATACTGATGGCTTCATTGCCTGAGTTAGCCAACAAAGGATTAACGCCCTGCATTAACAGATATTTTTCTAGCAAAAATAACGAATCAGAGCTATCATCTACCGCGAGTACAACCTTAGATGCAAATCGAGCATCAATTTCAGATTGATAAGGACATATACTGGACGATACGGCTAAAGGCACATTAAATAAAAATGTAGTGCCTTCGCCAAGTCTACTTTTAACTTCTATTATACCGCCCATAGCCTCTATGAGCTTTTTTGAAATTGAAAGCCCGAGCCCTGATCCGCCATATTGCCTTGTAGTAGAAACATCGGCCTGTGAAAAGGGAGAGAATAAAGAGTCGATCGTTTCAACAGAAATCCCTATGCCTGTATCTGAAACTTCAAATTCAAGCAAAACAGTTGCAGTATCTAACTGAACAAAATTAACTTTCAAAATAACAAAGCCATCTTCTGTAAACTTTATGGCATTACCAACAATATTTATGAGAATTTGACCTAATCGCAACGAGTCGCCAATGATTTTTGGGCAAAAAAATGAA
This genomic interval carries:
- a CDS encoding response regulator, yielding MNNLEKCTVLIVDDVNANIRILINALSEYYEIAVANNGQAALDYCVNSKPDLILLDIMMPGLSGYDVIKSLKSNVSTQKIPVIFLTALSEIENKTRGFDLGAIDYIIKPFEISEVRARVKTHLTLVLASRFIEDQNIHLEALVKARTEELVLTRQATIEALASLAEHRDPETGGHIKRIKHYVIALGKELQTNSPYAHLVDDNYIDLLALSSPLHDIGKVGVKDSILLKPGKLTVQEFEEMKKHTLHGYEAILAAESNLGDNSFLKVANEITYFHHEKWDGSGYPRGLKGEEIPLSARIMSIADVYDALVSKRVYKEAIKHEEAVRIIASERGKHFDDILVVAFLNINKEFDSIRHNFNG